A region of Nakaseomyces glabratus chromosome E, complete sequence DNA encodes the following proteins:
- the ARI1 gene encoding carbonyl reductase (NADPH-dependent) ARI1 (CAGL0E05170g~Putative methylglyoxal reductase (NADPH-dependent)): MASDNSNTTVFVSGATGFIAQHVVRQLLDQNYKVIGSVRSAEKGDHLKNVIFKGGDFNYEIVKDISDPTAFDHVFEKHGKDIKVVLHTASPFHFNTTDIEKDLLIPAVNGTKGILESIKKYAAQTVERVVVTSSFAANTSTVDMFYAKDSSKTITEESWNQDTWESCQSDPIRGYCGSKKFAEKAAWDFYNANKDSVKFKLSIINPVYVFGPQNYVEPGKKILNTSSEVINSLVHLKKDDPLPEFAGGHIDVRDVAKAHILAFQKDELIEQRLMLHAGLFTTQTLLDIINEQFPELKGKIPAGKPGTGNPDDALTPVDNSKTKKLLGFEFIDLKKDLYDTISQILEAEKNSN, from the coding sequence atggcTTCTGATAACAGCAACACAACTGTCTTTGTCTCTGGTGCTACTGGTTTCATTGCTCAGCACGTAGTTAGACAATTGCTTGACCAGAACTACAAGGTTATTGGTTCTGTTAGATCTGCTGAGAAGGGTGACCACTTGAAGAATGTTATCTTCAAAGGTGGTGACTTCAACTATGAGATTGTCAAAGACATCTCTGATCCAACCGCATTTGACCACGTCTTCGAGAAGCATGGCAAGGATATCAAGGTAGTCTTACACACCGCCTCTCCATTCCACTTCAACACTACTGACATTGAAAAGGATTTGTTGATTCCAGCTGTCAACGGTACCAAGGGTATCTTAGAATCCATCAAGAAGTACGCTGCTCAAACAGTTGAGAGAGTTGTTGTTACTTCCTCCTTTGCTGCCAACACCTCCACAGTTGACATGTTCTACGCTAAGGATTCTTCCAAGACAATTACTGAAGAATCTTGGAACCAAGACACTTGGGAAAGTTGTCAATCCGATCCAATCAGAGGTTACTGTGGTTCAAAGAAGTTTGCCGAAAAGGCGGCTTGGGACTTCTACAACGCCAACAAGGACTCTGTCAAATTTAAGTTGTCTATCATCAACCCAGTATACGTCTTCGGTCCACAAAACTATGTGGAACCAGGTAAGAAGATTCTAAACACTTCTTCTGAAGTCATCAACAGCTTGGTCCACTTGAAGAAGGATGACCCATTGCCAGAGTTTGCAGGTGGTCACATCGACGTCCGTGATGTTGCCAAGGCTCATATCCTAGCGTTCCAAAAGGACGAGTTGATCGAGCAAAGATTGATGCTTCATGCTGGTCTATTCACTACCCAAACCCTGCTAGATATCATTAATGAACAATTCCCAGAACTGAAAGGTAAGATTCCAGCTGGTAAGCCAGGTACCGGTAACCCAGATGATGCATTGACTCCAGTTGACAACTCCAAGACCAAGAAATTGCTGGGCTTCGAGTTTattgatttgaagaaggaCCTTTACGACACCATCTCTCAAATTTTGGAAGCCGAGAAGAACTCTAATTAA
- a CDS encoding aldo/keto reductase (CAGL0E05192g~Protein of unknown function), with amino-acid sequence MVASNLVKQVRFGGSGLKISPIIIGCMSYGSKKWADWVLEDKEKIFGILKHAYDRGLRTYDTADVYSNGYSERLLKEFFEKYQIKRETVVIMTKVFFGVDEDLNLQPGVKIDEQEDLVLTNQRGLSRKHILEGVKNSTERLGTYIDVLQIHRLDKETPMKEIMKALNDVVEAGYARYIGSSSMLATEFAELQFIAEKHNWFQFVSLQSLYNLLIREDEREIIPFAKRHNIALIPWSPNARGLLTRPLNKTTDRIKSDPTFKYLELDKLTEDQKEIINRVEEVAKKHNTSMAIISNSWVLSKGCNPIVGLNSIDRVDEAIASIDFELPEEDIKYLEEPYLPKKFYY; translated from the coding sequence ATGGTTGCTAGTAATCTGGTTAAGCAGGTAAGGTTTGGTGGATCCGGATTAAAGATCTCACCGATTATTATTGGATGCATGTCCTATGGTTCTAAGAAATGGGCGGACTGGGTTCTTGAGGATAAAGAGAAGATTTTCGGTATCCTGAAGCATGCCTATGATCGTGGGCTAAGAACGTACGATACTGCGGACGTCTACTCCAATGGTTACAGTGAAAGGCTACTAAAAGAGTTCTTTGAGAAGTACCAAATCAAGAGAGAGACCGTAGTTATTATGACTaaagttttttttggtGTAGATGAAGACCTCAACCTACAACCTGGAGTGaaaattgatgaacaaGAGGACTTAGTGCTGACCAACCAGCGTGGGCTGTCGAGGAAACATATTCTTGAAGGTGTTAAGAACTCTACTGAAAGACTTGGAACGTACATCGATGTGCTTCAGATTCACCGTCTTGACAAAGAGACACCAATGAAGGAGATCATGAAGGCATTGAATGATGTTGTGGAGGCCGGTTACGCTAGGTACATCGGGTCTTCATCAATGCTAGCTACTGAATTTGCTGAGCTACAATTTATTGCTGAGAAGCACAATTGGTTCCAATTTGTTTCATTGCAGTCATTATACAACTTGCTGATCCGTGAAGATGAAAGAGAGATTATTCCATTTGCCAAGAGACACAACATTGCTTTGATTCCATGGTCTCCCAACGCCAGAGGATTGTTAACAAGGCCTTTGAATAAAACCACCGACCGTATCAAGAGTGATCCGACTTTCAAGTACCTAGAATTAGATAAGTTGACCGAAGATCAAAAGGAGATTATCAACcgagttgaagaagttgcGAAGAAGCACAACACTTCGATGGCCATTATCTCGAACAGCTGGGTATTAAGTAAAGGATGCAACCCAATTGTTGGATTGAACTCAATTGACAGAGTGGACGAAGCCATTGCCTCCATTGACTTCGAATTGCCAGAAGAAGACATCAAGTATTTAGAAGAACCATACCTTCCAAAGAAGTTTTACTACTAA